The Betta splendens chromosome 2, fBetSpl5.4, whole genome shotgun sequence nucleotide sequence CCTGGGATCTGCATGGCTGCTGAggtactgtattacagtacatgtttctAAATGTTTTCACCAACATGAAGACTAAGGTTTAACAATAGTTTCTATGCTTGAGTCATGCACAGAAATACATCAATGTCATTTTATGACTGATTTTGCATGAGCAACATAAACTGAAGTAATAAGGGGAATATAACGAACATGGTTTAGGTCAATTTAGTTGTTTATCTTTTATATGCACTGATTGGTTATTAATATATCAAATAATCAGTGACACCACATGTGGATGAGGATTTTCTCACAGTTTAGTAAAGACCAGTAGAAACTCATCACACCTCTACATGATTAAAAGCAGTGATCACATGATGACAAGTAGAGAAAATGAGACATAGAAACTCGATTATTGATTCCACTGCTCAGATTAAAACCATCGTCATGATGGATTCTGTTAAAAATTGAATATgtcaaatagaaaaaaaataaacaatgatcAGCTGACATTTAGACAAGGACCATCAGAAAACTCAGAGCTCAGCTGGTCCAGTAGGTTGAAGCTTTGACAATCAGGAACCGGCTCAGGATCAGTTGGTAGGAACCAGAATACGTCCTGGATGAAAAGAAGAACAcattgaaataaaatgaaacattaaCTTCTTGATCTGAATCTCTTTTTAATGTGACTCATGGTTCCTGAATTTTGCTCTTTTGAACTGGTTCTGTATCAAGTCTGTGGTTCTGACCTCTGGCCTTCCTCTTGTAGTAGATGAATCCAGCCAGAGATAAGATCAGACCCAGGATCAGTCCAGAGGCTCCGATGGCGATTTGGTTTTTCTCTGACTCAGGCATCGATGGATCTgaggacagacaaacagacaggtaGAGTCAGAGAGAGTAGAGTTAGACAAGATGGTAGAGATAGGTGTAATCAGACCAGTTTAGTTAATCAGGTAGTTATTCAGGTCAGTAGACAGCTTAGCAGATAAACAGGAGGGTTAATCAGGTAAAGACAGACAGGTTTTTACCCCAGTCCACGACCAGAGGCTGCTTCAGGCTGGCGTGTTCCACCACACAGGAAATCTTCTCTCCAGACCTGcaacacaaaccaacacatCACTGGTTCTGTCCCTGTTCTGGTCTGACTGGgtctgactggttctgatggacCCACCTGGGTGTGTACTCCAGGTGAGAGTGGGCCTGGTAGAACCAGTCTCCGTCCTCCATCTCATTAGTGGAGGTCACATCAGAGGTGACCTTGTGTCCGTCTCTGGTCCAACTCACTCTGATCTCTTTGGGGTAGAAGTCGTAGACGCTGCAGACCAACATGGCAGGATggtgaccagcagggggcgtcgTGGAGTGAAGGCGGACGGTGGGTTCAACTGGAACATTAACAGGTTGAAGTTATGTTTATTTCAATATTGTTTTGCCTTTTATGAGCTAAGTTTAGAGCTATTTTTGACATgtatgacatgtatagccggctgtcatcgctccaccgctggttgtcttggtggtgtcctgcaaacggtgtgggctttgtggctaattggagcactttttggggaaaacctgggctacTAGTTCACCACCAACAGCTTTCCTGTTGCCACACGTGCATGAACGGAACATTAAATTGAAGCCCAATAGATGATTCCTCACATTCTAGTAGCTACATCACATTATATTAGTTTTATTACTTGTTCTGTtgtttactgtactttaatGTATGACAGATTTAAATTGTCAGAATGAAACtatgcaaatgaaatgaaaactataatataataacatataatataatgtaacaTTTAGTAATGCAATACATTAAACCTAAACCAATACACAAAACCTTTTTCATGATGGTCATTTCTTTTGTCCAACTCATATAAAattgtcaaaaaaacaaaaaaaatagtttttctCCAGCCACAGAGTTTGTTTGTATATTATACATGCCAGTGTTAACCAGCAGATGGAGACAGAAACCATCCGTTTTCCAAGTTCCCTAATGcttaacccagctggctacgggcgagaggcagggtacaccctggacaggtcaccagtccattgcagggcaacacagagacagacaaccattcactcacacactcacacctacgggcaatggagagaagccaatcaacctaatgcacgtctttggactgtgggaggaagccggagaacccggagagaacccacgcaaacacggggagaacgtgcaaactccacacagatacctccgggaatcgaacccttcttgctgtgaggcgacagtgctacccaccacaccaccgtgccgccctagaCAGAAACCACTTTATATACATTTGGTCAAGACGTCGATCGgtttataaaataattaagttaaatatatattaatacatCTACTGATAAAAACTGAAAAGGCCCGTTTGTAATATGACATACAGTTTCCTTTAAAGCGTGTACATGtgattaaaacaataataaaaaatactgtgtgaataacattattattattgtctaaGTGTCTGTTAAATAGTCACTTTCTGGTGATTCAATGTCAGTGGTGATGAACGTGAGGTTGAACATGAGGAACTGATGAAGTTACACAAACGCACTCACCTGATTTAGTCAGAGCAGCCTGGTACGCATTACCAACGTGGTTAAGGCAGACAGTCTCCTTCTGAGCTCTCATCGCACCCACGTCTGCTTTATCTTTGTTCCAGTAGGCAGCCTGTTTCACGCCGAACTCAGTGTATCCGACATATTCCCCCTCGCTGCTGTCAAACCGGACCATCTCCAGTTTATTGTAATAATAAGACCTGATGAACTCGATGTCGTTCAGTTCAGTGGAGTTAAACAAACAGCGATTCACAACAAAATTATAGAATCCATCTGACAAAAAAACAGACGTCAGTCACTTCACTGAGCAGCGCGTCGATCGGTCCATGTATTAATCAGGTATTAGTGTATGAATTACTGATTAGTGTATTAACCAGTGTATTAATCACTGATCTATATACTGATCGTTGTGTCTCTTACCTGCAGtgcagacagtgatgaagaggaggcagatgCTGAGAATTGAAGCCATGTTCTCTGTTCACTTCACCAACACTGACACTTTGTGACTGAGAGCGGCTCTAAAGTCAGAGGACAGAGGTCACGTGATGCAGCGTCATCTGTTACCAGGTAGAACACTGAGGAAGAAACGCTGTGaaaaaccatccatccatccattttccaagccgcttattcactaatgctggagcctatcccagctggctacgggcgagaggcagggtccaccctggacgggtcgccagtccatcgcagggcaacacagagacagacaaccattcactcacacactcacacctacgggcaatggagagaagccaatcaacctaatgcacgtctttggactgtgggaggaagccggagaacccggagagaacccacgcaaccCACGAATGAGCAAacgccacacagaaaggcaccagggccgcctccgggaatcgaacccagaaccttcttgctgtgagccACCATGCCACCCTGTGAAAAACCAAATAAAGTGAATCAATAAGGTTGGAGTCTATACTCTCTGTTTAGTTTCTGATGGATCAGATTTGCTGCATTAGTTCAGACTGAAACATAAAGTTATGATAAAGTTAATAAAGCTAACATTTAAcatgtaacatttacatttaacgttaacatttacatttacatttaacatttacatttagacttttgcacatttaactaaatgtgagaaaacatgttgtgtcatttagttaaatgtgagaaaactagttataggtgctacttttacattcggcaccacATAAAAATGAGCCTCAAAAGaatcatataaataaataagagctTGTTGTGTCACCTAAACAAGTTATTATCtacaacacacatacatgatTAGCAAGAATCCAGTGGTATCAGGTGGTAGAATGTAAACATATCCACACATAGCAAGAGGGATGAGGTGGTAATATGCAATTTGATTGAACCAGAGAGACATCCCACATTGCCCAGATAACAGGACAAAAGGAAGAAACACTTaaagatcgtgggctctttgcatcacaccttcgtggtgtgtgcactgatctccagctggtttttggtttgttgatgtgcacgatcaacatccatgctttttatttgctttccccagtatttttattttccttttatttttataaaaaattacacaaaagacatcTCTCTCATCTGAccctttatgggaaatttccaccacactacTTGTTAATAAAGCTTGCTTGGTTTAGCTTTCTTATAggtcattcattttatttaattattatattattattatatattattatattatattattttatttaatgtgttgTCATTTCACTCCCCAAAAGACTACAGAGCCAACTGGTATTTAACGAGGATCAGAGGGCTCCCTTTTCTACTTGATGACAACCCTGCAAACTTCTACAAATCATGCTCTGCAAGTAACCTGTAGGAAAAAGCTATATGGTCCATGTTTAATTTGCACAGTTTGGCTGTCAAATGGGTTTTCATGTAATTTAGTGAGATTAtttaagttttaatttaatgtagGGGACATCTAAGAATGtcataattgtgtttttctattaCTAGGACTCAGATGATGATTGAAGGACCCCTTAACATTGGGGTCCTTCACATACAACACAAAGGTGCTGTGCTCCCATCTTCCCTCCGTCTCAGCCCTCACTTACTGAAAATCGTCACAGTGAAACAAGTTGTGATGGACAACATTCAAGACCTGAAAAAGGTTTGTGTCTTCTGTTTGGACTTGTATTTGCGCTACATCTCAACTACCCAAGGTCTATGAGGAacacataagaataagaataaaaaagccTTTATTAGTCCCTCAGTGGGGAAACTGTCTCACAACAGCATAGGCACAGTAAAGAAAGTacagcaacaaatgaaacagacaGCAACAAACCAGTTCACCCAGCATGTTCTGCTGATGTTGGGCCACAGTTAACTAAAACCCAAGTTACAGACATTGAAACCCCCCCTGTATAAAACTGTGTCATCactatgcagctccttcagtgacagactgatacatcctaagtgtctgaaggagcTTCTTTCTACCTGctgtttctacctgctgctgtaagactTTACAACCTAAGCTGCTCCTAGTAAATCACTGTTATTGTAACTGTTGCTACAATTGTCACCTTATACTGTGGTCACCATACAAATGTTTGGGCAAACCTTTACCCTGTGCAATATCTGATCAATCCATGGTGGAATTACCCATCAcctcagtgtgcatgtgtgtatatatatatgatacatTTCTATTTTACTTAAATTGTACATTATTTTGACTCTGCTCTTGTTTGTACTGCTACTGCAAcgtggaaatttccccattgtgggacgaataaaggtccatcttatcttatcttatcttatcttatcttatcttatcttatcttatcttatcttatcttatcttatcttatcttatcttatcttatcttatcttatcttgtggtggaaattttccataaagaagcagatgagagagttgtccttttgtgcgatttattgaaataataaagaaaataataatggggaaagcaaataaaaagcatggatgttgatcgtgcacatcaacaaaccaaaaccagctgggagatcagtgcaccacacacgaaggtgtgatgcaaagagcccacgatcctcaagttgcttctgccttttaacccctttctctggctctggtggaacgtctctctgcagcaatggaattgttttgcgccaccttatctcgctgtgagtcagaatgtttgctttctcactctgcatcatcgtgtcttgttatccaaaggaagaaacaccgagcttccaagactagatgcattggctttaacagccttgggtctggtggggagtcagataggatggagccagagtccgggtgtaaaagacaaacatatatcataaattattagtcagtcaaatggagcatcagatgtttagacttgatgtacgtcagggcacaagagattatttgtttgtgtaagaatgttcagtattgcacctaaccagcacatgacgactgtgttggataagaaacagcactaaggtaaaatttttccattacatatCTTAAACCAGCTTGAAATGTAATGAAGGTTTATGTAAAGCCCACTATGAGAAATCTGTTCTCACACTCATATTCCAGAAAAGTGTCATCTGTTTTTGATGCATGAAATGATACACACATTTGTTTGCAATGTTAACCAAGCAGTTTaatcagtttttgttttgattgaagtATATTTTTGCAGTAACACAATTTTGTTTGCTTGCTTTATGTGAAtgataaaatacattaaattacatttcttTGTTGTCTCTCTTCATGTTTGAAgtcataaaaactaaaaactaatatTAACAAATAATTGCAAGTAGTAATAACAGATAAGACAGGTAAGCAACAAACAGCCACATGAGTATGGGGCTAGTGCAAAGTATTTTCACCTGGTGGGAACCAGCCATCTTCTGCTTCCCAGACCAAAGGTTTGATTATTGAGCCACCATAACAGACGTGTACCTCAAGTAATATTAACAAATTGGGGTTAAGAGTGTAGGCTGACAGTGCAGTTATGACTTATTATTGTGACTCTAAATATTGCTCTATACTATTATTTTTAGAACGGTGACCCTAACCAACCCTAACAACACAAAGGTTATAATTTAATGGaagatttttattattattttgtttgttttattttgtcagatGTTACTGACAAAGCCAAGAAGCCTTgatttaataaacaaatgtatATGGTCCTTACATGCATTTAAATCTGAGAACGGGTCTGTGGTGACCCTAACAAGACAAGGGATATGTAACTGTTCAAGGGTAACGTTAAGGCTGATAGATCCCAACAGGACGAAGAGATGATTTGAAAAACTGGTCCTCACGCTGTGTTTTATGaagcacaataataaaaacagacaaacacaactgAGACCAAACAATAAACCCTGACAGAAAACATCAACGCGGAACAGTTTGTGCTTTGCAAAAGGCAGCACAACTTACAGGTTGTTACTGGTCCAGTAAACTGGAGAAGGTCTCGGACCCAATGTTTTATAAAAGTAGAGTCAAGTCCAGGATCATCcaggttatttatttatgtctcAGTGAATCATCGTGTTTCGCATCGCATATTTACATACAAATTTATTAAACCAACAACGCTTGATGAAGTTACATGTGTTGAATAAAATTGTGATTGTAAACCattgtgtgattgttttattcattgtcATGTTTATAACTGATAAATGTTGGAGCTGCAGTGAATCAGAAACATTATTTACAAGCTTCAGCTGAAACAGTTGAGACACAAACTGACAGATCAACGTCTTCATTCTGTTTGAACCAATCAGCTGCACTCGTTTCCCTTAATGAGGAAGAAGGTTCCAGCTGCGACCCCCAGTAAACCGATGGTCAGACCCAGTCCACAGAACACGGCCGGTCCAACGCTGGGCTGCTGCACCTGAACGtctggacacagagacagacacgttAGACCGGGTCCAGGTCTGgacccagaaccagcagctgaggTCCGGTTCTCACCCCAGAGTCTGGTGAGCGGTTCCTCCAGGGCCGGATGCTCCACGCTGCAGCTGTACATGTCTCCCTGCTGGGGCGTGAACTCCAGCCTGGAGATCTGCTGGAAGGTGGAGTCTTTGTTCAGATACGGGACGTTGATGCTGGTTCCTTCTGTCACTTTGTCTCCATTCTTGGTCCAGTGGACTTTGACCGGAGCAGGATAGAAACCAGTCACAAAGCAGATCAGAGTGTTTTTCACTCCAGGCTCCACCTCGTCTTTGGTGTAGACGACTGGACCAGAAGGAGGGTCTGTAGGAAACACAACTCATGTCTGAGGACTTCATTTGAAATGTTGGGTCAATTTAATACTTTCATTTTTTATGAAGAAAAGAATCAATAAAAGTCAGAATTTTTGAAAAATACAAATGATAAACTGATACATAAACCTTAATTTTGAACAATATtcattttttggtttgtttgccTGATGAGATGTGAAGTGAGACACAGCTGTTGATGAGTCACTGCTTCAGTCACTGAACATGaacagttttatgttttaacttCATATGAACATGTGTAAAGACGAGTATGTTAATATAAAATGGCTGTTACAAATTACAAATGAACTATAAAGTGGGTTACTGTAATTACAGTTCAATAGTTGCAACCCATAAACAGATGTATTGTTTGTCTTACCCAGCTCCAGTCGAGTGTTGTTATAAGCCTTAGAAACAATGTCCaggtttgttttgcagatctGTACATTAGCCACAGCCTGTTCATAAGCTCCTTCCACGTAGCTCATATGATCTATAAaactgggctgaggctcgactCCTTTCTGTTGGTTGAAGTCTGCGTACCACTTCTCTTCACCGTCCAGAGCGTACATCACCTCTCCATTCCCCGTCTTTGAACAGCCAACGATATTAAAGTCCTCATGAAGAACTGAAGACAAACCAGATAAACGGACCATGAACCTGATCAAACTGTTCACAGATCAGTTCAGATTCACACTAAACTTTAATGTTTGAAGAGTTTAAAGTTTAGATTTTACCTTCAGCAGAGACGCAGAGAACACAAAgcacaaccagaaccagcttcatcttcatcatcatcatcagcagcaggtttctgaGTCTGAatctctgagaacaaagtgacACAAAGTCCGGCAGCAGCTGAGTCTCTCTAAcagagcagccaatcagagaacGGAGAATGTGTGATGTCACCTGTAACCGAGTAGAAACAGAAGCTGACACGAGAAGAAACTCAAAATACAGAAGATAAGTATATAAAAAGTGAATGAATACACAGACCTACTcaggtcgaggcagatggccgcccacatccagcctggttctgctggaggtttcttcctcgttagagagggagtttttcctctccattgttgctgtcaaattaaatgcctgctgtatgtgggatttgttgggtttagttgtgtgaggtcctaaaccttactttgtaaagtgccttgagataacttttggcgctatataaatagaACTGAATAGAACTGAATTGAGGTCAAACTGTAAAGTAAACAGGAAGAATCACTAACCTGTTTACTGATGGTACAATACTAAAATTTAATGAAGTCAATTCAAACTGAAAATATTTACACATGTCTACAGTTTATTAATGTGATTTCCTGACTACTTATTTGCTCAGCTAATTATATTTTAACTCCAGACAGTCCAACGAATCCAACTTGCATCTTTTCAACTCAAATATTAggaattttattttaattacatttcttTTCTTGTGTGGAACTAGTTTTCTGATGGTACAGAACATAAACCAAGCAGGATTTACATGTTAAATATCTGTCTGCATTACACTGATTTAGGTTTGTTACATTGTTTTCTCTTGATATGTTCATCACAATTACACCTTATGTCTTTACTCCTCTTTCTACACTGATCTTGCTACAAACTCACTGAAACCAAACCAGGACTCAAGTGCAAGAAATACAACCAGAGAAATGTCACATGCAAGTTAGAATATTTATTagtagaacaaaaaaaaataacagcaacacaaaaacGCTGGAGGAAACCTTAAACCACTGCAGGACCTGACAATTAGAATAGCAATAGTTCAAATATTGGCTGACTGGTGGCACAGTGGATGTTACTGGTTAAGTCCCCATGACCAGATGTGTCTTTGAGCAAGATATCCATCAAAGCAACACCAGGAGGTGTGAAATGTAAAGGACAAATGTCATGTCATTACATGtgtaattacagtacatgtgtaatGACATGGTTAGATCTGAAGATCAGCAGAATTAAACACCAATTAACTTAACAAACTGTACCAACATATTAATAGGAAACAGGACCAAGGATGAGACACATGGTGAGActataaacaaatgaaacaggaaCCAGTATCGCCGCCTGGTGGCAGCAGGAACAAAtgctcagctctgctgctgttg carries:
- the LOC114851278 gene encoding H-2 class II histocompatibility antigen, I-E beta chain-like, with protein sequence MASILSICLLFITVCTADGFYNFVVNRCLFNSTELNDIEFIRSYYYNKLEMVRFDSSEGEYVGYTEFGVKQAAYWNKDKADVGAMRAQKETVCLNHVGNAYQAALTKSVEPTVRLHSTTPPAGHHPAMLVCSVYDFYPKEIRVSWTRDGHKVTSDVTSTNEMEDGDWFYQAHSHLEYTPRSGEKISCVVEHASLKQPLVVDWDPSMPESEKNQIAIGASGLILGLILSLAGFIYYKRKARGRILVPTN
- the LOC114851280 gene encoding RLA class II histocompatibility antigen, DP alpha-1 chain-like — its product is MMMMKMKLVLVVLCVLCVSAEVLHEDFNIVGCSKTGNGEVMYALDGEEKWYADFNQQKGVEPQPSFIDHMSYVEGAYEQAVANVQICKTNLDIVSKAYNNTRLELVVFPTDPPSGPVVYTKDEVEPGVKNTLICFVTGFYPAPVKVHWTKNGDKVTEGTSINVPYLNKDSTFQQISRLEFTPQQGDMYSCSVEHPALEEPLTRLWDVQVQQPSVGPAVFCGLGLTIGLLGVAAGTFFLIKGNECS